One Oryza sativa Japonica Group chromosome 8, ASM3414082v1 DNA window includes the following coding sequences:
- the LOC4345144 gene encoding uncharacterized protein: MGGETTGVSGGGFRRRLEYYLYSGEKKHVVAGIAIFAAIFGVPWYFMSRGTKHQSHQDYMEKANKARSERLSSGQSSAPKA, from the exons atgggaggCGAGACCACCGGTGTTAGCGGCGGCGGATTCCGCAGGCGGTTGGAGTACTACCTGTACAGCGGCGAGAAGAAGCACGTCGTCGCCGGCATCGCCATCTTCGCCGCCATCTTCGGCGTTCCCTGGTACTTCATGAGCCGAG GGACAAAGCATCAATCTCACCAAGATTACATGGAAAAAGCTAACAAGGCGAGGTCGGAGAGACTTTCTTCTGGACAGTCATCAGCACCAAAAGCATGA
- the LOC4345145 gene encoding pentatricopeptide repeat-containing protein At1g80880, mitochondrial — protein sequence MAPPPLAAAALRRHVLRALLPQSRHLCLLAAHSPSPSDDSDFEPPDHPLPRAPDGDGELAAFLHRLSDASTAASSPKHALSLLLSSPPSPGLPPASRRDLLVRALWELRRDPDAAALALRWGEEGCAAAGERAGPPPPPPPPAEAWHLTIWAAGKARRFDLAWAVVRRMLRRGVLTSRAMVIVMERYAAANEVNKAIKTFDAMEKFKTEADQTVFYSLLRALCKNKNIEDAEELLLVRKKFFPLTAEGFNIILDGWCNVITDIAEAKRIWREMSNYCITPDGTSYTLMVSCFAKVGNLFDTLRVYDEMKKRGWTPSIAVYNSLIYVLTKENCMKDVQNIFTRIIDEGLQPNVKTYNSMIVPLCESRKLDEARMVLEDMMLKGIVPTILTYHTFLRQENIDETLKFLKKMKDDGCGPKSDTFLMLIDRFFQLNEPGHALKLWNEMKRYDIRPSYSHYMSVVQGLIKHGCMQRALEYYDEMKENGFASDPKLEKEFRTFLLANRDHWRGAGKYNIIPQRGKHFARRSRIQ from the exons atggcgccgccgccgctcgccgccgccgccctccgccgccacgtCCTACGCGCCCTCCTCCCCCAATCTCGGCACCtctgcctcctcgccgcccactccccctccccctccgacGACAGCGACTTCGAGCCTCCCGACCACCCCCTCCCCCGGGcccccgacggcgacggcgagctcgccgccttcctccaccgcctctccgacgcctccaccgccgcgtcctccccgaAGCACGCGCTGTCGCTTCTCCTgtcctcgccgccctccccgggCCTACCTCCTGCCTCCCGCCGCGACCTCCTCGTCCGCGCGCTCTGGGAGCTCCGCCGCGACCCGGACGCGGCGGCCCTCGCGCTCcggtggggggaggaggggtgcgccgccgccggggagcgcGCGGGGccaccgccccctcccccgccgcctgcCGAGGCGTGGCACCTGACCATATGGGCCGCGGGGAAGGCGCGGCGGTTCGACCTCGCGTGGGCGGTCGTGCGCCGCATGCTGCGCCGCGGGGTGCTCACCAGCCGCGCCATGGTCATCGTGATGGAGAG GTATGCAGCTGCCAATGAAGTGAACAAAGCAATCAAGACATTTGATGCAATGGAGAAGTTTAAAACGGAAGCAGATCAAACTGTATTTTACTCCCTTCTTCGTGCTCtttgcaaaaataaaaacatagagGATGCTGAGGAATTGCTTCTCGTGAGAAAGAAATTCTTCCCACTTACTGCAGAAGGTTTCAATATTATTCTAGATGGTTGGTGCAATGTAATCACTGATATAGCTGAAGCAAAGAGAATTTGGAGAGAAATGTCAAATTACTGCATTACTCCTGATGGCACATCTTATACCCTCATGGTCAGTTGTTTTGCAAAAGTTGGAAACCTTTTTGATACCCTGAGGGTTTACGATGAGATGAAAAAGAGGGGTTGGACTCCTAGTATTGCTGTTTATAATTCTCTTATCTATGTCCTGACAAAAGAGAATTGCATGAAGGATGTACAGAATATATTCACTAGAATTATCGATGAAGGCCTCCAACCAAACGTCAAAACTTACAACAGTATGATAGTTCCGCTTTGCGAAAGTCGCAAGCTTGATGAAGCACGGATGGTGTTGGAGGACATGATGCTGAAGGGAATTGTTCCAACCATTTTGACATACCATACATTTCTGAGACAAGAAAACATTGATGAAACCCTGAAGTTCTTGAAAAAAATGAAGGATGATGGCTGTGGTCCTAAGAGTGATACATTTCTCATGCTTATTGATAGATTTTTTCAATTGAATGAACCTGGACATGCTTTGAAGCTCTGGAATGAAATGAAAAGATATGACATCAGACCTTCTTATTCACACTATATGTCAGTTGTGCAAGGTTTGATCAAACACGGATGCATGCAAAGAGCTTTAGAGTATTATGATGAAATGAAGGAAAATGGCTTTGCTTCTGATCCAAAACTTGAAAAGGAGTTCAGAACCTTTTTGTTGGCCAACAGAGACCATTGGAGAGGAGCTggaaaatataatattattccACAGCGTGGCAAACATTTTGCAAGGCGGTCAAGAATTCAGTGA